A genomic window from Chanodichthys erythropterus isolate Z2021 chromosome 1, ASM2448905v1, whole genome shotgun sequence includes:
- the LOC137020134 gene encoding transmembrane and coiled-coil domain-containing protein 6-like isoform X1, whose product MWRLKTVHHKASGSASDLEEFKRKRREFEKGLRQARRDRQLISKRLLQNVGEEDSMETGSTPLTPEQVREMIRGVQTGGEEKAVRLASLRKALRNPETQLTFIKSENSMHMLIGQLSAHNAQCQLEAARCLHELSQSNHPSVGQACLPAGPYLLTYLSGQSTKLTELCLYTLGNLCPDSAVVREKLLAQGIVSALANCIHNQRYNLAVVEAVGFTLSQLLQAKDATEKIIPAVMASEIVPHVISALTPDPEFGFGPAIECMWCLHYLVSSNLDNSMLIAQGALSQCSAVLITLGGAVAQGNLEGGIELLIWPLLRCLGNLLVSEGDVMPEDTRLLAALCLFSQAYLHLHPALSRESLWALNNLTAGSRGFCSGLLLLNMVPILIQFLSFSKGINSMALRVLGNIAHHGTEYCVRLTQAGLLTALCATLKMAEPEVVTLSLEVLYMLISSSPQLIEEFTRLNGVPLLEAIQYNSEEEPRVKAAYILDHHFPSFSEVESLSS is encoded by the exons atgtggAGATTGAAAACCGTCCATCATAAAGCAAGTGGATCTGCGAGTGATTTGGAGGAGTTTAAACGCAAGAGAAGAGAGTTTGAGaaag GTCTTAGACAGGCACGGAGAGACAGGCAGCTCATCAGTAAGAGACTCCTGCAGAATGTGGGTGAGGAAGACTCCATGGAGACTGGCTCCACCCCTCTGACACCTGAACAG GTCAGAGAGATGATACGTGGAGTCCAGACTGGGGGTGAGGAGAAAGCAGTTCGTCTTGCATCTCTAAGAAAAGCACTAAGAAACCCTGAGACTCAACTCACTTTCATTAA ATCAGAGAACAGCATGCACATGTTGATCGGGCAGCTCAGTGCTCATAATGCCCAGTGTCAGCTGGAAGCGGCACGCTGTCTCCATGAGCTGTCTCAGTCTAATCATCCCAGTGTTGGTCAGGCCTGTCTGCCTGCCGGCCCTTACCTCCTCACCTACCTCTCCGGCCAGAGCACCAAGCTAACG GAACTCTGTTTATACACTCTGGGAAATCTGTGTCCTGACAGCGCTGTGGTTAGAGAGAAGCTTCTAGCTCAGGGAATAGTTTCTGCACTGGCAAACTGTATTCAC AATCAGAGGTATAATCTGGCGGTGGTGGAGGCGGTTGGCTTCACTTTGTCTCAGCTGCTACAAGCGAAAGACGCAACTGAAAAAATCATACC AGCGGTCATGGCTTCAGAAATAGTCCCTCATGTGATCTCAGCATTGACTCCAGATCCTGAGTTTGGTTTTGGGCCGGCGATCGAGTGTATGTGGTGTTTGCACTATTTAGTCAGCAG TAATTTGGATAACTCAATGCTAATTGCACAAGGTGCCCTCTCACAGTGCAGTGCTGTTTTGATAACACTAGGAGGCGCTGTTGCTCAAGGAAACCTTGAGGGTGGAATAGAGTTA CTCATTTGGCCTCTTCTGCGTTGTCTTGGTAACCTGCTGGTCAGTGAAGGTGATGTAATGCCAGAGGACACTCGTCTCCTCGCCGCGCTGTGTCTTTTCAGTCAGGCTTACCTTCACCTTCATCCTGCGCTGTCCAGAGAGAGCCTGTGGGCGCTCAACAACCTCACCG ctgGATCAAGAGGGTTCTGCTCTGGCCTGCTGCTCCTTAATATGGTTCCCATATTAATCCAATTTCTGTCTTTTTCAAAAGGAATTAACTCAATG GCACTGAGAGTTCTGGGTAACATCGCCCATCATGGCACAGAATACTGTGTTCGTTTGACACAAGCAGGGCTGCTCACTGCCCTCTGTGCCACACTCAAGATGGCCGAGCCGGAGGTGGTCACGCTGAGCCTGGAAGTGCTGTACATGCTGATATCCAGCAGCCCACAG CTGATTGAAGAGTTTACGAGGTTAAATGGTGTTCCTCTGCTGGAAGCTATTCAGTATAACAGTGAAGAAGAGCCCCGTGTCAAAGCTGCCTACATTCTCGATCATCACTTCCCGTCTTTCTCTGAG gtgGAGAGCCTTTCATCATAA
- the LOC137020134 gene encoding transmembrane and coiled-coil domain-containing protein 6-like isoform X3, with translation METGSTPLTPEQVREMIRGVQTGGEEKAVRLASLRKALRNPETQLTFIKSENSMHMLIGQLSAHNAQCQLEAARCLHELSQSNHPSVGQACLPAGPYLLTYLSGQSTKLTELCLYTLGNLCPDSAVVREKLLAQGIVSALANCIHNQRYNLAVVEAVGFTLSQLLQAKDATEKIIPAVMASEIVPHVISALTPDPEFGFGPAIECMWCLHYLVSSNLDNSMLIAQGALSQCSAVLITLGGAVAQGNLEGGIELLIWPLLRCLGNLLVSEGDVMPEDTRLLAALCLFSQAYLHLHPALSRESLWALNNLTAGSRGFCSGLLLLNMVPILIQFLSFSKGINSMALRVLGNIAHHGTEYCVRLTQAGLLTALCATLKMAEPEVVTLSLEVLYMLISSSPQLIEEFTRLNGVPLLEAIQYNSEEEPRVKAAYILDHHFPSFSEVESLSS, from the exons ATGGAGACTGGCTCCACCCCTCTGACACCTGAACAG GTCAGAGAGATGATACGTGGAGTCCAGACTGGGGGTGAGGAGAAAGCAGTTCGTCTTGCATCTCTAAGAAAAGCACTAAGAAACCCTGAGACTCAACTCACTTTCATTAA ATCAGAGAACAGCATGCACATGTTGATCGGGCAGCTCAGTGCTCATAATGCCCAGTGTCAGCTGGAAGCGGCACGCTGTCTCCATGAGCTGTCTCAGTCTAATCATCCCAGTGTTGGTCAGGCCTGTCTGCCTGCCGGCCCTTACCTCCTCACCTACCTCTCCGGCCAGAGCACCAAGCTAACG GAACTCTGTTTATACACTCTGGGAAATCTGTGTCCTGACAGCGCTGTGGTTAGAGAGAAGCTTCTAGCTCAGGGAATAGTTTCTGCACTGGCAAACTGTATTCAC AATCAGAGGTATAATCTGGCGGTGGTGGAGGCGGTTGGCTTCACTTTGTCTCAGCTGCTACAAGCGAAAGACGCAACTGAAAAAATCATACC AGCGGTCATGGCTTCAGAAATAGTCCCTCATGTGATCTCAGCATTGACTCCAGATCCTGAGTTTGGTTTTGGGCCGGCGATCGAGTGTATGTGGTGTTTGCACTATTTAGTCAGCAG TAATTTGGATAACTCAATGCTAATTGCACAAGGTGCCCTCTCACAGTGCAGTGCTGTTTTGATAACACTAGGAGGCGCTGTTGCTCAAGGAAACCTTGAGGGTGGAATAGAGTTA CTCATTTGGCCTCTTCTGCGTTGTCTTGGTAACCTGCTGGTCAGTGAAGGTGATGTAATGCCAGAGGACACTCGTCTCCTCGCCGCGCTGTGTCTTTTCAGTCAGGCTTACCTTCACCTTCATCCTGCGCTGTCCAGAGAGAGCCTGTGGGCGCTCAACAACCTCACCG ctgGATCAAGAGGGTTCTGCTCTGGCCTGCTGCTCCTTAATATGGTTCCCATATTAATCCAATTTCTGTCTTTTTCAAAAGGAATTAACTCAATG GCACTGAGAGTTCTGGGTAACATCGCCCATCATGGCACAGAATACTGTGTTCGTTTGACACAAGCAGGGCTGCTCACTGCCCTCTGTGCCACACTCAAGATGGCCGAGCCGGAGGTGGTCACGCTGAGCCTGGAAGTGCTGTACATGCTGATATCCAGCAGCCCACAG CTGATTGAAGAGTTTACGAGGTTAAATGGTGTTCCTCTGCTGGAAGCTATTCAGTATAACAGTGAAGAAGAGCCCCGTGTCAAAGCTGCCTACATTCTCGATCATCACTTCCCGTCTTTCTCTGAG gtgGAGAGCCTTTCATCATAA